In the genome of Luteitalea sp., the window TCTTTTCGGGATTGCTCGTGCTGTGCGGTGCGCTCACGCTGGCGGAGCTTGGGACGATGCTCCCGCAATCGGGTGGGCTCTACGTCTACATGCGCGAGGCTTACGGGCCGTTCTGGGCGTTCCTCTACGGCTGGACGATCATGCTGGTCGCCATTCCGAGCTCGATCGCCGCGTTGACCAGCGCCTTCCTGTTGTACCTCCAACTCTTCATACCGATGCCCTGGCTGGCCGAAAAAGGGGTCGGCATCTTCCTGATTCTCGGGCTCGCCCTCGTCAATGCGAGGGGCGTGAAGCAGGGTGCGGGGGTGCAGAATCTGTTCACCGTGCTGAAGGTCTCCGGCCTCGTGGGCCTCGTGGGAACGGCGCTCGTCACGCTCCGCGGTGAGCCGTCGCACTTCTTGCCGGTGCTGCCGGACGAGCTCTCGGGTGGGCTGCTGACTGCTATTGGCCTTGCCATGATCTCGACGCTCTTTGCCTATGATGGCTGGCACTTCGTTGGCTTCGTGGCGGGCGAGATCCGTGACCCACAACGTAACGTACCTCGCAGCATCATTCTCGGTGTTCTCATCATCATCGTGGTGTACGTCAGCGCCAACCTGGCGTATATCTTCGTCCTTGGCCAACCCCGTATCGCCTCGTCTGCGCGCGTCGCGACGGACGCGATGTCGGCGATGATCGGGCCCACCGGCGCGACGCTGATCACGTTGGTCATCCTCTGTTCCACGTTCGGGGCGATCTCGGCCAACGTGCTGGCGGCGCCCAGGGTCTTGTTCGCGATGGGGCAAGA includes:
- a CDS encoding amino acid permease, coding for MTNDALPRKLGFFDGASLLVGSVIGSGIFVVPSLIAQRVPEPGLVLGIWVFSGLLVLCGALTLAELGTMLPQSGGLYVYMREAYGPFWAFLYGWTIMLVAIPSSIAALTSAFLLYLQLFIPMPWLAEKGVGIFLILGLALVNARGVKQGAGVQNLFTVLKVSGLVGLVGTALVTLRGEPSHFLPVLPDELSGGLLTAIGLAMISTLFAYDGWHFVGFVAGEIRDPQRNVPRSIILGVLIIIVVYVSANLAYIFVLGQPRIASSARVATDAMSAMIGPTGATLITLVILCSTFGAISANVLAAPRVLFAMGQDGQLSKSLAVVHPRYETPSTAIWALAMWAGLLTLTGGYEHLITMSGFANFIFFTMIVLSVAVLRRKRPEWERPYRVTGYPWPMIVFVVVSSAFVLNTLVESTRSSLMGLGLLLLGVPFYLRSNRGR